A genomic region of Fodinisporobacter ferrooxydans contains the following coding sequences:
- the dapF gene encoding diaminopimelate epimerase has protein sequence MQFTKMHGLGNDFIIVAGMKQVHENVNQLAVRMCDRNFGIGADGLVYILPSAAADFQMRIFNSDGSEPEQCGNAIRCVGKYVYDHRLTDQTTIRVETKAGIQTLELTVTDKRVQSVRVDMGVPILQGLQIPTAIDQDVVLQVPISADGFQSTFTAVSMGNPHCVIMMDRLADLPFDQVGPALEVHPYFPKKTNVEFVEVHAPKEVTMRVWERGAGETLACGTGACAVCVAGVLAGRTERRVLVHLKGGDLEIEWSQTDNHVYMTGPAVEVFQGQWLLSCLNTGKMA, from the coding sequence ATGCAATTTACAAAGATGCATGGGTTAGGGAATGATTTTATCATTGTTGCAGGAATGAAGCAGGTGCATGAGAATGTGAACCAATTGGCCGTTCGGATGTGTGACAGGAATTTTGGCATCGGCGCCGATGGTCTCGTATACATCCTGCCTTCTGCTGCAGCAGATTTTCAAATGCGAATTTTTAATTCGGACGGCAGCGAACCGGAGCAATGCGGAAATGCCATTCGTTGTGTCGGAAAATACGTATACGATCATCGACTCACGGATCAGACGACAATTCGCGTGGAAACAAAAGCCGGTATCCAGACATTGGAACTGACGGTAACAGACAAAAGGGTGCAAAGCGTGCGCGTGGATATGGGCGTACCGATCTTGCAGGGATTGCAAATTCCCACCGCCATTGATCAGGATGTTGTGCTGCAAGTTCCGATATCTGCGGACGGTTTTCAAAGCACGTTTACAGCTGTCTCCATGGGGAACCCGCATTGTGTGATTATGATGGATCGCTTGGCTGACCTGCCGTTCGATCAGGTAGGCCCCGCGTTGGAAGTACACCCCTATTTTCCAAAGAAAACAAACGTGGAGTTTGTAGAAGTGCATGCGCCAAAAGAAGTGACGATGCGCGTTTGGGAACGGGGCGCGGGCGAGACGCTGGCTTGCGGTACCGGCGCATGTGCCGTATGCGTTGCGGGAGTTCTTGCGGGCAGGACGGAGCGGCGCGTGTTGGTGCATTTAAAAGGCGGCGATCTGGAGATCGAGTGGTCGCAAACGGACAACCATGTGTACATGACTGGGCCCGCTGTCGAGGTTTTTCAAGGTCAATGGCTGCTATCATGTTTAAATACCGGTAAAATGGCGTAA
- a CDS encoding YicC/YloC family endoribonuclease: protein MIKSMTGYGRGSARYEDLQLTVEIRTVNHRFAEVVLRMPKEWMAYEDLVKKIVLSHISRGRAEVQFSFGQGTVSKKVVSIDEAYALQVYQAITRLAVQLNQRTDSFFEQVVSFPGVLQVTESAVHEQALRDLIVDGLEEACHALDGMRREEGQSIREDLARRLSDLERMVADIKRLAPTVVSAYRERLEQKVRDLAPAGTVDEQRLLSEVVIFAERSDIQEELVRLHSHMQQFKHILEVTEPVGRKMDFLIQEMNREMNTIGSKANDARIATQVVECKTRLEQLREQVQNIE from the coding sequence TTGATAAAAAGTATGACCGGGTACGGAAGAGGAAGTGCCCGATATGAAGATTTGCAGTTGACAGTCGAGATTCGTACGGTAAACCACCGATTTGCGGAAGTTGTTTTACGTATGCCCAAAGAATGGATGGCATACGAAGATTTGGTCAAAAAAATTGTCCTTTCTCATATATCTCGCGGCCGGGCTGAAGTTCAATTTTCCTTTGGACAGGGTACTGTTTCAAAAAAAGTGGTATCGATTGATGAAGCGTATGCGCTGCAAGTGTATCAGGCGATTACCCGCCTGGCAGTTCAATTGAATCAGCGGACAGATTCTTTTTTTGAACAAGTTGTGTCATTTCCCGGCGTTTTGCAAGTCACGGAATCTGCCGTACATGAGCAAGCGCTGCGGGATCTGATTGTGGATGGGTTGGAAGAAGCCTGCCATGCCTTGGATGGGATGCGCAGGGAAGAAGGGCAGTCGATCCGGGAAGATCTGGCCAGGCGGCTTTCTGATCTTGAGCGCATGGTCGCTGACATCAAACGGTTGGCTCCCACTGTCGTGTCAGCATATCGGGAACGTCTGGAACAGAAAGTGCGGGACCTGGCCCCAGCCGGAACCGTTGATGAGCAGCGTCTTTTAAGTGAAGTTGTGATATTTGCGGAACGTTCGGATATACAAGAGGAATTGGTGCGATTACATAGTCATATGCAACAGTTTAAACATATCCTCGAAGTGACGGAGCCGGTGGGGCGCAAAATGGATTTTTTGATTCAGGAGATGAATCGGGAGATGAATACGATCGGTTCAAAAGCGAACGATGCAAGAATTGCAACACAAGTCGTGGAGTGCAAGACACGACTCGAGCAACTGCGGGAACAAGTGCAAAACATCGAGTAA
- the remA gene encoding extracellular matrix/biofilm regulator RemA codes for MSIKLINIGFGNIVSANRIISIVSPESAPIKRIIQEARDRGMLIDATYGRRTRAVIITDSDHIILSAVQPETVAHRLVVKDQTQEDEE; via the coding sequence ATGAGTATCAAACTCATCAACATCGGCTTTGGCAACATTGTTTCAGCCAATCGCATTATTTCAATCGTCAGTCCTGAATCCGCTCCAATCAAACGCATTATTCAAGAAGCGCGGGACCGCGGCATGTTGATCGATGCCACATATGGGAGACGGACTCGTGCTGTCATTATAACAGATAGTGATCATATTATCCTGTCAGCTGTCCAACCGGAAACTGTCGCTCATCGTTTGGTTGTGAAAGATCAAACGCAGGAAGATGAAGAATGA
- the gmk gene encoding guanylate kinase: protein MIQTGLLIVLSGPSGAGKGTVCTALRPTMPDLNVSISATTRAPRSGEAEGVNYFFKSREQFQEMVERDELLEWAQVYGNFYGTPRKYVEDFLAAGKDVLLEIDIQGALQVKRQFPNGVFIFLIPPSLEELRSRIIGRGTETEESFRLRFGAAAGELKYMDQYDYVVVNDRVDDACRRIRSIIEAERCSVPRNIDFYRHPFQNELKSETRN from the coding sequence ATGATCCAAACAGGCCTTTTGATCGTTTTGTCAGGACCGTCCGGAGCCGGGAAAGGAACGGTATGCACCGCGCTTAGGCCGACGATGCCGGATTTGAATGTGTCCATTTCCGCCACGACGCGTGCTCCCAGAAGCGGAGAAGCAGAAGGCGTCAATTATTTTTTTAAGAGCCGCGAGCAGTTTCAAGAAATGGTGGAGAGAGACGAACTGCTGGAATGGGCCCAAGTCTACGGGAATTTTTACGGTACACCCCGCAAGTATGTAGAAGATTTTTTGGCGGCGGGAAAAGATGTGCTGCTGGAAATTGATATACAAGGAGCCCTTCAGGTCAAACGGCAATTTCCCAACGGTGTTTTCATTTTCCTGATCCCACCGTCATTGGAGGAATTGCGTTCGCGTATCATCGGCCGGGGCACGGAAACGGAAGAATCCTTCCGTCTGCGCTTCGGTGCGGCAGCGGGTGAACTGAAATATATGGATCAGTATGATTACGTCGTAGTGAACGATCGTGTCGACGATGCCTGCAGGCGGATTCGCTCCATTATTGAAGCGGAACGCTGCAGTGTACCGCGCAATATCGATTTTTACAGACATCCATTTCAAAATGAGCTGAAAAGTGAAACAAGGAATTAG
- the rpoZ gene encoding DNA-directed RNA polymerase subunit omega produces the protein MLYPSIDRLVELSDSKYSLVVAAAKRARMLQEGAQKKIDSTKSKNVSVALQEIATQKIRFVRTKEGIK, from the coding sequence ATGTTATATCCATCCATTGACCGGTTGGTGGAGTTATCTGATAGCAAGTATTCATTGGTTGTAGCGGCAGCCAAACGGGCTCGCATGCTGCAAGAAGGGGCGCAGAAAAAAATCGATTCGACGAAATCGAAAAATGTAAGTGTGGCATTGCAAGAAATTGCAACACAAAAAATTCGTTTTGTCCGTACAAAAGAAGGGATCAAATAG
- the coaBC gene encoding bifunctional phosphopantothenoylcysteine decarboxylase/phosphopantothenate--cysteine ligase CoaBC, with protein MQGKTVVLGVCGGIAAYKAAEICSSLMKKGADVHVIMTKAATQFITPLTFQALSHHAVITDMFHEPDPSAIAHIRLADAADVFLVAPATADVIGKVANGIGDDMLTTTLMATTAQVVFSPAMNVHMYANPIVQDQIQYLKSKGYLFLEPGEGPLACGYTGRGRLPEPREIVSYVQELLQKRRDFAGLCCLVTAGATRETIDPVRFLSNRSSGKMGMAIAEELRDRGGQVTLILGPTHLEPPCGLEIVRVESAQDMYHAVMEREANADMIVKTAAVADYRPVATSEHKVKKQAGNLMLELERTPDILQELGMRKRPGQLLVGFAAETQDLDRYALDKLHRKHLDLVVANDVSKADAGFAVDTNAVRIYDASGLLAATPLLSKREVARTIVNHMCDRWRRNQDESEA; from the coding sequence ATGCAAGGAAAAACGGTTGTTCTGGGAGTGTGTGGTGGAATTGCTGCATATAAGGCAGCAGAGATCTGCAGTTCTCTGATGAAAAAAGGTGCAGATGTGCATGTCATCATGACCAAGGCAGCTACACAATTTATTACACCCCTTACCTTTCAGGCACTATCACATCATGCAGTGATCACAGACATGTTTCATGAACCGGATCCATCAGCCATCGCCCATATTCGGCTGGCAGATGCTGCCGATGTTTTTTTGGTTGCGCCGGCAACGGCCGATGTCATCGGCAAAGTGGCCAATGGAATCGGCGATGATATGCTGACGACGACACTGATGGCAACAACAGCCCAAGTCGTATTTTCCCCGGCGATGAATGTACATATGTATGCAAATCCGATCGTGCAGGATCAGATTCAATATTTGAAATCAAAAGGGTATTTGTTTCTGGAGCCGGGAGAAGGTCCTTTGGCATGTGGCTACACGGGACGCGGGCGCTTGCCGGAACCAAGGGAAATCGTGTCATATGTCCAGGAACTCCTGCAAAAAAGGCGGGATTTCGCTGGCCTGTGCTGTCTGGTCACAGCTGGCGCGACGAGGGAAACAATCGATCCGGTGCGGTTTTTATCCAATCGATCCAGCGGCAAGATGGGAATGGCGATTGCCGAGGAACTGCGGGATCGCGGCGGACAAGTCACCCTGATTCTTGGACCCACACATCTTGAGCCTCCTTGCGGTCTGGAAATCGTCCGGGTGGAATCGGCGCAAGACATGTATCATGCCGTAATGGAGCGGGAAGCAAATGCGGATATGATCGTAAAAACGGCAGCTGTGGCAGATTATCGTCCTGTAGCGACAAGTGAACACAAAGTCAAAAAACAAGCGGGCAATCTGATGCTCGAACTGGAACGTACGCCGGATATTCTGCAAGAGCTTGGCATGCGCAAGCGTCCCGGCCAACTGTTGGTGGGATTTGCGGCAGAGACGCAAGATCTTGATCGTTATGCTTTGGACAAATTGCATCGCAAGCATTTGGATCTTGTCGTGGCGAATGACGTATCCAAAGCGGATGCGGGATTTGCCGTAGATACGAATGCCGTTCGGATCTACGATGCTTCCGGGTTGCTCGCTGCAACGCCGCTTTTAAGCAAACGGGAAGTGGCGCGGACGATTGTCAACCATATGTGTGATCGATGGCGGCGAAATCAAGATGAATCCGAAGCGTAA
- the priA gene encoding primosomal protein N' yields the protein MSTICVIDGGEIKMNPKRKGFAEVIVDVRAYDVDRAFLYQIPPGFAETCQVGARVLVPFGSRKLEGYVVNLTDAQTVQEIKPILDVLDDHPPLTPELVDLSEWLAARYCTTRVACMQAMLPGGIRAKQETYLKIRQSPAILDPLDEQMLQWMRERKRVTLEQVRKQFPDADGRIDLLIKEGILQIDKQLHRGMKEKTVQGVALTESARNQYESLIRSLSPRARKQKACIEFLYAQEDAVPVHELLAKLQTGRSTIERLIEQGHVKTEALAVRRNPFDSAYERDKPLALTAEQQQSLQPILQGIRQKRKAEFLLHGITGSGKTEVYLQAIQACLNEGKQAIMLVPEISLTPQTVERFKKRYGEAVAVLHSRLSAGERYDEWLRIRRQDVKIVVGARSAIFAPFQSLGLIIIDEEHETSYKQDDPPKYVTHEVACFRAQYANAAVVYGSATPSFERMVAAQTGDIQYLALTKRVFGQEMPKIHIVDMRQELQSGNRTMFSRLLRQQMEAVFQQKKQMLLFLNRRGHSTFVLCRACGEAIKCPHCDISLTFHKLQNWTQLRCHYCGYAKPVDSQCPLCGSRHIRHFGTGTQKVEEALKMEFPHLRVIRMDIDTTVQKGSHERLLDAFRNKRADVLLGTQMIAKGLDFPDVTLVGVIAADTSLHIPDFRANERTFQLLSQVAGRAGRHTDQGTVVIQTYAPDHPVLTACAKQTYDAFFREEIQHRRVLQYPPFVEFASWLIAHEAEPTAASLAVQLAGDLHQAFAGKSVYILQPTPAPFPKINGKYRYHVLMKYANWWHIEKQMRKIHTDMLKEVRQKGGTLSLDINAQTIL from the coding sequence TTGTCAACCATATGTGTGATCGATGGCGGCGAAATCAAGATGAATCCGAAGCGTAAAGGATTTGCGGAAGTCATCGTCGATGTAAGAGCATATGATGTGGATCGCGCGTTTCTCTATCAGATCCCCCCGGGATTTGCGGAAACATGTCAGGTGGGCGCACGTGTTCTCGTCCCTTTTGGCAGCCGCAAGCTGGAAGGATATGTGGTGAATCTGACAGACGCGCAGACGGTTCAAGAGATCAAGCCGATCCTTGATGTTTTGGATGATCACCCGCCCTTGACCCCGGAGTTGGTCGATTTAAGCGAATGGCTTGCTGCCCGCTACTGTACGACGCGGGTGGCTTGCATGCAAGCGATGCTGCCGGGCGGCATTCGCGCCAAGCAAGAAACATACCTCAAAATCCGGCAGTCTCCCGCCATTTTGGATCCGCTGGATGAGCAGATGCTGCAGTGGATGCGGGAACGAAAACGGGTGACATTGGAACAAGTCCGCAAACAATTTCCGGATGCGGATGGACGGATCGATTTGCTGATCAAAGAAGGCATTTTGCAAATCGATAAACAACTGCATCGGGGAATGAAGGAAAAAACAGTCCAAGGAGTTGCCTTGACCGAATCTGCCAGAAACCAGTACGAATCTTTGATCCGGTCTTTGTCACCCCGGGCACGTAAACAAAAAGCATGCATCGAATTTTTGTATGCGCAGGAGGATGCGGTTCCTGTTCACGAACTGCTGGCAAAACTGCAGACGGGGCGTTCAACCATTGAGCGGCTCATCGAACAAGGACATGTCAAGACGGAAGCGCTGGCGGTCCGCAGAAATCCCTTTGATTCTGCATATGAACGGGACAAGCCGCTGGCTTTGACTGCTGAACAGCAACAATCCTTGCAGCCGATTTTGCAAGGGATCCGACAAAAACGGAAAGCAGAATTTCTATTGCATGGGATTACCGGCAGCGGCAAGACGGAAGTGTATTTGCAAGCGATTCAGGCCTGTCTCAACGAGGGCAAGCAAGCGATCATGCTCGTGCCGGAGATTTCCCTTACCCCGCAAACCGTGGAGCGGTTCAAAAAACGATACGGCGAAGCGGTTGCTGTCCTGCACAGCCGGTTGTCTGCAGGAGAACGGTATGATGAATGGCTGAGGATTCGCCGACAGGATGTGAAAATTGTCGTCGGCGCCAGATCCGCTATTTTTGCGCCGTTTCAATCCTTGGGGCTGATTATTATCGATGAAGAGCATGAAACATCGTACAAACAAGACGATCCGCCGAAGTACGTGACACACGAAGTGGCCTGCTTTCGTGCACAATACGCAAATGCGGCCGTCGTTTATGGAAGCGCCACTCCGTCTTTTGAACGCATGGTGGCTGCCCAAACTGGCGACATTCAGTATCTTGCGTTGACAAAACGGGTGTTTGGGCAGGAAATGCCGAAGATTCATATTGTGGATATGCGTCAGGAATTGCAAAGCGGCAACCGGACGATGTTTAGCCGATTGTTGCGGCAACAGATGGAAGCCGTATTTCAACAAAAAAAACAAATGCTGTTGTTTCTCAATCGGCGCGGTCACAGCACGTTTGTCCTTTGCAGGGCTTGTGGTGAAGCGATCAAGTGTCCCCATTGCGATATCAGCCTGACATTTCACAAACTGCAAAATTGGACGCAACTGCGCTGCCATTACTGCGGCTATGCCAAACCGGTCGACAGCCAGTGCCCGCTTTGCGGCAGCCGCCACATTCGACACTTTGGCACGGGCACACAAAAAGTGGAAGAAGCGTTGAAAATGGAATTTCCCCATTTGCGCGTCATACGTATGGATATTGATACGACTGTACAAAAAGGATCCCATGAGCGCTTATTGGATGCATTTCGGAACAAGCGCGCGGATGTGTTGCTGGGCACGCAAATGATTGCAAAAGGCCTGGATTTTCCGGATGTAACGTTGGTCGGCGTGATCGCAGCGGATACATCTTTACATATACCTGATTTTCGGGCGAATGAACGGACGTTTCAATTGTTGTCACAAGTGGCGGGAAGAGCAGGACGCCATACCGATCAAGGTACGGTTGTGATCCAGACATATGCGCCGGATCACCCGGTTCTGACAGCTTGCGCCAAGCAAACGTACGATGCTTTTTTTCGCGAAGAAATCCAACATCGCAGAGTGCTGCAGTATCCGCCTTTTGTGGAATTTGCATCATGGCTGATTGCTCACGAGGCGGAACCGACGGCTGCGTCACTTGCCGTACAGCTCGCGGGAGACTTGCATCAAGCATTTGCCGGGAAATCGGTGTACATTTTACAGCCGACGCCAGCGCCATTTCCAAAAATCAACGGCAAGTATCGCTATCACGTGTTAATGAAATATGCCAACTGGTGGCACATCGAAAAACAGATGCGAAAGATTCATACGGACATGTTGAAAGAAGTCAGACAAAAGGGCGGAACATTGTCCCTCGACATCAATGCACAAACGATTTTGTAA
- the def gene encoding peptide deformylase: MAIRIIRKTGDPVLRTKAKAVPEVTRHIVKLLDDMRDTMYDAKGIGLAANQIGILKRVIVADVGEGLVELINPEILQRQGEQTASEGCLSIPGVRGEVKRADQIVVTALNRSGERIQIAAEGLLSRCIQHEIDHLNGILFTDYIKEPIIANEAEVKQ, translated from the coding sequence ATGGCTATACGCATCATTCGTAAAACGGGGGATCCGGTATTGCGCACCAAAGCAAAAGCAGTGCCGGAAGTCACCCGCCATATTGTCAAGCTGCTTGATGATATGCGGGATACGATGTATGACGCGAAAGGAATTGGCCTGGCAGCCAACCAGATCGGTATCCTCAAGCGGGTGATTGTCGCCGATGTGGGGGAAGGGCTGGTTGAATTGATCAATCCGGAAATCTTGCAGCGGCAAGGGGAACAAACGGCCTCGGAAGGCTGTTTGAGCATACCGGGCGTGCGGGGAGAAGTGAAGCGTGCCGATCAAATTGTCGTCACTGCACTGAACCGTTCCGGAGAACGCATTCAGATTGCGGCAGAAGGGCTGCTTTCCCGCTGTATTCAACATGAAATTGATCATCTGAACGGCATTTTATTTACCGATTATATAAAAGAACCGATCATTGCAAATGAAGCGGAGGTGAAACAGTAA
- the fmt gene encoding methionyl-tRNA formyltransferase: MRVIFMGTPDFAVPSLQTLLQDGHEIVAVVTQPDRPKGRKREMTPPPVKQEAVKHGLPIFQPERLRNSQELEQLLTLEPDVLVTAAYGQLLPKQLLELPKHGCVNVHASLLPKYRGGAPIQRCLLNGEQETGVTIMEMIPKLDAGGIYRQVRIPIEDSDDVGTLHDKLSVEGAKLLHETLPEIAAGTLLPTPQREAEATFAPNITRDDEQIDWSRTNRQIFNQVRALRPWPGAFTSLQGSLLKIWDVQEVRKQREETDKNELPGTIVAVADHSIRVAAGEGYLDLLVVQPAGKTKMSVTDFLRGRELAAGIVLGEV, translated from the coding sequence ATGCGGGTGATTTTTATGGGAACTCCCGATTTTGCTGTGCCTTCTCTACAAACATTGCTGCAAGACGGGCATGAGATCGTCGCTGTCGTGACACAGCCGGATCGGCCAAAAGGGCGCAAGCGTGAAATGACGCCGCCGCCTGTCAAACAAGAAGCAGTAAAACACGGATTGCCCATATTCCAACCGGAGCGGCTGCGCAATAGTCAGGAACTGGAACAACTGTTGACACTCGAACCGGATGTGCTTGTCACGGCTGCATACGGACAGCTTTTGCCGAAACAACTTTTAGAGTTGCCAAAACACGGCTGCGTCAATGTGCATGCGTCGCTTTTGCCCAAATACCGGGGAGGAGCGCCGATTCAACGGTGTTTGTTGAACGGTGAGCAGGAGACAGGCGTGACCATCATGGAAATGATTCCGAAGCTGGATGCCGGCGGGATCTATCGTCAAGTGCGCATTCCGATTGAAGACTCCGACGATGTAGGCACATTGCACGACAAATTGTCCGTCGAGGGCGCCAAGCTTTTGCATGAAACGCTGCCCGAGATCGCAGCGGGAACGCTGCTCCCCACTCCGCAAAGGGAAGCGGAAGCTACGTTCGCACCGAATATCACACGGGATGATGAACAGATCGACTGGAGCCGCACCAACCGCCAAATCTTTAATCAGGTGCGGGCGCTTCGTCCGTGGCCGGGCGCATTTACAAGCTTGCAGGGAAGTTTGTTGAAAATCTGGGATGTACAAGAAGTTCGCAAGCAACGGGAAGAAACAGACAAAAATGAACTCCCCGGGACGATTGTCGCAGTCGCCGATCACTCCATCCGGGTGGCTGCGGGAGAGGGATATTTGGATCTATTGGTCGTACAACCTGCCGGCAAAACAAAAATGAGCGTAACCGATTTTTTGCGGGGACGGGAGCTTGCGGCAGGCATTGTACTAGGCGAGGTGTAA
- the rsmB gene encoding 16S rRNA (cytosine(967)-C(5))-methyltransferase RsmB: protein MRKSKSAREVALQTLLRVEQEQAYSNLALQSELSGNRQLKQVDRAFVTEIVYGTMQRLHTIDTMLAKFLKQPLLKLDGEVRNLLRLSVYQLVFLDRVPAFAAINEAVEIAKLRNRRASGFVNGVLRNVHRAGSAVWDMQFPTREEQLAFASSHPLWLVRAWVKQYGFEQTEQICKANLERPKLCLRVNRLRLDQGECLQRLREKGVDATASDIVPEAILLKQGLDISTLPEFQEGLVTVQDESSMLVAYCLQPEAHMRVLDACAAPGGKTTHIAECMNDQGTVVACDIHPHKIELIEHGKARLQLSSVRTVVSDMRDLPTDTQYDRILLDAPCSGLGVLRRKPDIKWAKQARDIDELTLLQRDLLEHAAKLLNPGGVLVYSTCTLDKKENQHQILQFLENHPEYRLETVQPFLPESVRSYVAAEGWLEVLPHYFGGDGFFIARMRKISD from the coding sequence ATGAGAAAATCAAAATCTGCCCGGGAAGTGGCTTTGCAAACGTTGCTGCGTGTGGAACAGGAGCAAGCGTACAGCAATTTGGCCTTGCAAAGCGAGCTTTCGGGCAACCGACAGTTAAAGCAAGTCGATCGCGCGTTCGTGACGGAAATCGTGTATGGAACGATGCAACGTCTCCATACCATCGATACCATGCTCGCAAAGTTCTTAAAACAACCGCTGTTGAAGCTGGATGGCGAGGTGCGGAATCTGCTGCGGCTTTCTGTGTACCAGCTTGTATTTCTCGACCGTGTACCCGCTTTTGCCGCCATAAATGAGGCAGTGGAGATCGCAAAGCTGCGGAATCGGCGGGCCAGCGGTTTTGTCAACGGAGTGCTGCGCAATGTCCATCGGGCAGGCTCGGCGGTTTGGGACATGCAATTTCCGACACGGGAAGAACAGTTGGCATTTGCGTCTTCACATCCGCTTTGGCTGGTGCGGGCATGGGTGAAACAATACGGGTTTGAACAGACCGAACAAATCTGCAAAGCGAACCTGGAACGTCCCAAACTCTGCTTGCGTGTCAACCGTTTGCGATTGGATCAAGGGGAATGTTTGCAGAGATTGCGGGAAAAAGGAGTAGACGCAACAGCGTCTGACATCGTGCCGGAAGCCATTCTGTTAAAGCAGGGGCTTGATATCAGCACATTGCCGGAATTCCAGGAGGGATTGGTAACGGTGCAGGATGAAAGCTCGATGCTTGTTGCATACTGTTTACAACCGGAAGCACATATGCGAGTATTGGATGCATGTGCGGCTCCCGGCGGGAAGACGACACATATTGCAGAATGCATGAATGATCAGGGAACGGTCGTTGCCTGCGACATTCATCCGCACAAGATCGAATTGATCGAGCATGGAAAAGCGCGATTGCAGCTATCGTCTGTTCGTACGGTCGTCAGCGATATGCGGGATTTGCCGACAGACACACAGTACGACAGAATTTTATTGGATGCCCCATGCAGCGGATTGGGAGTTTTGCGCAGAAAACCGGATATCAAGTGGGCGAAGCAAGCCCGCGATATCGATGAACTGACATTGCTGCAAAGAGATTTGCTGGAGCATGCGGCCAAACTTTTAAATCCTGGCGGTGTATTGGTATATTCCACTTGTACTTTGGATAAAAAAGAAAATCAACACCAAATCCTGCAGTTTTTGGAGAATCATCCGGAGTACCGCTTGGAAACTGTCCAGCCTTTCCTGCCTGAATCGGTGCGTTCGTATGTGGCAGCGGAAGGATGGCTGGAAGTCTTGCCACATTATTTTGGCGGCGACGGATTTTTTATTGCCCGCATGCGTAAAATTTCAGATTGA
- the rlmN gene encoding 23S rRNA (adenine(2503)-C(2))-methyltransferase RlmN, whose amino-acid sequence MDKIHIYNLDLPELEEWVTSQGQPRFRAKQIFSWLYKKRVVAFQDMTDLPNALREQLQQTFVIKSIKERLRQVSQKDGTTKFLLELFDGTTIETVLMPHSYGNSVCVSTQVGCKMGCKFCASTLGGLIRHLTAGEIIEELMTVQLLLDERGERVSSVVLMGSGEPLENYDHSMKFIDIITRPEGLQIGSRHITVSTVGLVPAIRRLADEKRQITLAVSLHAPTDELRQSMMPINKAYSIDELMQACQYYFKTTGRRISFEYALIGGKNDSLQNARELAGLLSQIPCHVNLIPVNYVPERNFKRTPEDEIRAFVKELERNGVNATVRREMGSDIAAACGQLRAQQQGLV is encoded by the coding sequence GTGGACAAGATCCATATTTACAATCTGGATCTGCCGGAATTGGAAGAATGGGTAACATCTCAGGGGCAGCCTCGTTTCCGTGCCAAACAAATTTTTTCATGGCTCTATAAAAAACGGGTCGTCGCGTTTCAGGATATGACCGATTTGCCGAATGCCCTTCGGGAACAATTGCAGCAGACATTTGTGATCAAAAGCATAAAGGAGCGGCTGCGGCAGGTGTCCCAAAAAGATGGGACAACCAAATTTTTATTGGAACTCTTTGACGGGACGACGATTGAAACGGTGTTGATGCCGCACAGCTATGGCAACAGTGTGTGCGTGTCGACACAAGTGGGCTGTAAAATGGGATGCAAGTTTTGTGCATCCACGTTGGGCGGATTGATCCGGCATTTAACGGCAGGCGAAATCATCGAAGAATTGATGACTGTTCAGCTTTTGCTGGATGAACGAGGAGAGCGGGTTTCCAGTGTCGTACTGATGGGTTCGGGAGAACCTTTGGAAAATTACGATCATTCCATGAAATTTATCGATATTATTACAAGGCCGGAAGGATTGCAAATCGGCTCCAGACATATTACCGTTTCAACCGTTGGCCTTGTACCGGCGATTCGGCGGTTGGCGGATGAAAAACGGCAAATTACCCTGGCTGTCTCGTTGCATGCGCCGACTGACGAATTGCGGCAATCCATGATGCCGATCAATAAAGCATACAGCATTGACGAATTGATGCAAGCTTGTCAATATTATTTTAAGACGACCGGCCGCCGCATCTCTTTTGAATATGCGTTAATCGGCGGGAAAAACGACTCGCTGCAAAATGCCCGTGAGTTGGCCGGGTTGTTGTCACAGATTCCATGTCATGTGAATTTGATCCCTGTCAACTATGTGCCGGAACGAAATTTTAAACGAACGCCGGAAGATGAGATTCGGGCATTTGTCAAGGAATTGGAACGAAACGGCGTCAATGCGACGGTAAGGCGGGAGATGGGAAGCGACATTGCTGCAGCATGCGGGCAATTGCGTGCGCAGCAACAAGGGTTAGTATAA